A window from Candidatus Nitrospira neomarina encodes these proteins:
- a CDS encoding TlyA family RNA methyltransferase: MKAAHPSAPSRRPSKERLDSLVLNQELVASREQASRLILAGRVKVDGVLIDKPGKLVATTVSLELTKPECAYASRAGEKLAPALDAFFISCSGCVVMDVGASTGGFTDCVLQRGANRVYAIDVGYGQLDWKLRTDPRVVVMDRCNIRHLCPQDIPEPVDLAVIDVSFISLRLVLPVILPVLRDQAYLVALVKPQFEVGKGQVGKGGIVRDERLREQVRDGFVDYVRSLRLDVIGVMDSTLLGKKGNKEMLVGMKKRNDEY; encoded by the coding sequence ATGAAGGCTGCTCACCCATCAGCTCCTTCCCGGAGACCTTCAAAAGAAAGACTGGATTCCCTTGTCCTGAATCAGGAATTGGTCGCAAGCAGAGAACAGGCCTCCCGACTTATTCTTGCCGGTCGAGTGAAAGTCGATGGGGTCCTTATTGATAAGCCAGGAAAGCTGGTTGCGACAACTGTTTCGCTGGAATTGACGAAGCCGGAATGCGCGTATGCCAGCCGAGCCGGTGAAAAGCTGGCACCTGCCTTGGATGCCTTTTTTATTTCCTGTTCAGGCTGTGTGGTGATGGATGTGGGTGCCTCTACCGGGGGGTTCACGGATTGTGTGTTGCAACGTGGCGCAAATCGAGTCTATGCCATTGACGTAGGGTATGGGCAGTTAGATTGGAAGCTGAGAACGGATCCTCGTGTTGTGGTCATGGATCGTTGCAATATCCGCCATTTGTGCCCCCAAGATATCCCTGAACCGGTTGATTTGGCGGTAATCGATGTTTCATTCATTTCCCTACGTTTGGTATTGCCAGTGATTTTGCCTGTCCTGCGTGATCAGGCATATCTTGTCGCATTGGTCAAGCCGCAGTTTGAAGTCGGGAAAGGACAAGTCGGAAAGGGAGGCATTGTCCGTGATGAACGATTGCGTGAGCAGGTGAGGGACGGTTTTGTGGATTATGTCCGTAGCCTTCGTCTCGACGTCATTGGTGTCATGGATTCGACCCTACTGGGAAAAAAAGGAAATAAAGAGATGTTGGTGGGAATGAAAAAACGAAACGATGAGTACTGA